CTGGCTATCACGAGGAATCATTCAGAATACCATTATTTATTACCTGGGGAGATAAACTAGAACCCAAAATTATATCAAGGTCGTTTTCTCAGCTTGATATCGCACCTACAATTATAGATTTACTCTCTTTAGATATTGGTAAAAATAATTTTATTGGAGAATCAATATTCTCGAAAAAAACCGATAATCCACAATATTTAATTCAGCCATATGCAAAACATTTTGCTATAATAGCTTACCCCTTAAAATACAGATACAATGAAAAAGTAAATACCGAGTATGTCTATGATTTAGTAAAAGATCCCATGGAAGAAACTAATATTATTAAGTCAATTTCCGAAGATAAACTAGCCTATTTTAGAGCACATTTAAAAAGAATTTATTTACATCAATCATCCATAGAAAAAAATCTTTTCTGGCCACAAGGAGAAACGACTAACTCCTTTGACTCCCCAAAATAACCAGAATAAACTAATATTAGAATTAACATACAATTATCTAATAAAAATAACTACATACTGTCTAAAAAAATGGAGCCCCCGGTCAGAATTGAACTGACGACCTCATCCTTACCATGGATGCGCTCTACCAACTGAGCTACAGGGGCTAACGCTGAAATATTATACTATAAAACTTTTTTAAAACACTCAATAAAAAGTTTATTTTCTGCTGGCAGTCCTACGCTCACCCTGATTGCCTTAGGGAAGCCAAAACCAGTCATTGGTCTAATTATTACTCCTAGCTTCATCAGTGACTGAAAAACAGCGTTTGCGTCTCGCTGAACGTCTATAAAGATAAAGTTTGCCTTGGTGGGGATATATTTCACGCCTAGTTTGTCTAACTCAGAATAAAAATACTCTTTTTGCTCATCATTTGCTTTCCTTACTTCTTCCACCCAACCATCTTCGTCTAAAGCAACTAAAGCACATTCTTGAGCTATTGAATTGACATTAAACGGCTGCCTGGCACGATTCAGCACATCAATAATTTCTTTAGAAGCAATACCATAACCTATCCTGCTTCCAGCTAAAGAATATACCTTAGAAAAAGTTCTAAGAATAATTGTATTCTGATACTTTTTTAATAGTGGTATGGACTCAGGAAAATCATCACCATAGGCATACTCATAATAGGCTTCATCTATAACAACTAGTTTGTTTGCAGGAACTTTTTCTAAGAAATTTTCAAGTTGTTGAGCAGAAAAATAAGTACCGGTTGGGTTATTCGGGTTACATAAAAAAATAACATTTGTTTCATCACTTATAGCATCCAAAAATCCCTGTAAATCATAGGCATAGTCTTTTAAAGGAACGACTAACCTCTTGGCATTTAAAAGTCTTGCCACAAACTCATATTCCGAGAAAGTTCCATTGGCTACTATTGCAGATTTATCAGCACCTAAATAGGCCAAGGCAATAATTTGTAGTATCTCATCAGATCCATTTCCAAAAATAAGTTGGTCTTTATCAACAGCTAATTTTTCTGCTAATTTAGTCCTTAACTTAAAACATGAACCATCAGGGTAAAGAAACAACTCGGCTAACTTGTGCTGAATTTTTTCTATAACTTTCTTAGGAACGCCAAGATTGTTTTCGTTGCTTGCAAGCTTAACTACTTTTTCAATACCAAGCTCTCGTTGAACTTCTTCAATGGGTTTACCTGGGATATAAGGTTTAACGTCTAGAATATTTTGGTTAGCTTTAATCATAATTTGTATTTTATCATGATTTACTTTTTATTCCACTTCTCTTCTTTTAACCCCCTCAGTCAGTCCGCCTAAGGAGGACTGACAGCTCCCCACAAGGGGGAACAAAAAGAACAAATATTCTCCTCCTTGCGGGGAGATGGGCGAGAGCCCAGAGGGGGTTAATATAATCAAATAATGTTCCAGACCTGAGAGATACTTACCCCCTAGATAGAGAAATAATGAAGAGTATGGGCAAAGGATATTATAAAAGAATAATTCAAATGATTTATAAAATAAATGAAAGTAAAATCATCTTCTGAAAGGAGATGATTATTGTTGAAATATGGAGAAACAATAAAACATATGAGTGAACAAGGCAAGTTTGATTATAGATATAAATTAGTGAAATTTGCCATTAAATATGGGAATAAACCATGTAGTAGAGAATATAATATTAGTGTACAAACAGTGCGTAAATGGGTTGGTAGATACAAAGAAAAAGGGTTGAAAGGATTAGCGGATATTAGTAAAAAGCCAAAGAATAGTCCTAATAAATGTAGTTCTGCGTTTGAAACAAAGATAATCCAATTAAGATTACAAACCAAACATAAATTTGGGGCAAAAAGACTGATAGAAAGATTTGATCTTAAATGTGGGAAAGGCTGTATCCAAAGAATAGTTAATGAGCATGGATTAAAAAAAGAAAAGAAAACAAAGAAAAAAACAAGGAATTTGCTCTGGGGTGTAAAGAAACTAACAAAGCTATTTGATAAAATCCAAGTAGATGTAAAAGTGCTAACAGATATCCCTCAATATTGGAATATATATAGTCGAGGGAAATTGCCTAAATATGAGTTTACTGCAAGAGACGTAAAAACAGGAGCAAGCTTTGTATGCTATGCGTATAATAACAATAGCGCAAATGCAGCAACATTTATAAGTTATCTTATGGAACATATAAAGGCAGAAGGATTCGATGTAAAAGAGATCACCTGGCAAATGGACAATGGAGCAGAATTTTT
The DNA window shown above is from Candidatus Margulisiibacteriota bacterium and carries:
- a CDS encoding leucine zipper domain-containing protein, which codes for MLKYGETIKHMSEQGKFDYRYKLVKFAIKYGNKPCSREYNISVQTVRKWVGRYKEKGLKGLADISKKPKNSPNKCSSAFETKIIQLRLQTKHKFGAKRLIERFDLKCGKGCIQRIVNEHGLKKEKKTKKKTRNLLWGVKKLTKLFDKIQVDVKVLTDIPQYWNIYSRGKLPKYEFTARDVKTGASFVCYAYNNNSANAATFISYLMEHIKAEGFDVKEITWQMDNGAEFFACGNKKQGKTPVETIIEDIYKSKIGRIPPASPTFNSDVETFHRLVEDEFYDIEDISSVKDLMRKQYIYLIDFNYLRKNSYRDNKTPYELAKVEDGVKLSVFNVMPVVLEECQELYLKHCYPKKDFFSSFDELFGWGSDPFGFNMFPDLFKNSPLGGNDVSSLDKYNQIKMFKILNNGQDL
- the hisC gene encoding histidinol-phosphate transaminase, encoding MIKANQNILDVKPYIPGKPIEEVQRELGIEKVVKLASNENNLGVPKKVIEKIQHKLAELFLYPDGSCFKLRTKLAEKLAVDKDQLIFGNGSDEILQIIALAYLGADKSAIVANGTFSEYEFVARLLNAKRLVVPLKDYAYDLQGFLDAISDETNVIFLCNPNNPTGTYFSAQQLENFLEKVPANKLVVIDEAYYEYAYGDDFPESIPLLKKYQNTIILRTFSKVYSLAGSRIGYGIASKEIIDVLNRARQPFNVNSIAQECALVALDEDGWVEEVRKANDEQKEYFYSELDKLGVKYIPTKANFIFIDVQRDANAVFQSLMKLGVIIRPMTGFGFPKAIRVSVGLPAENKLFIECFKKVL